A window from Vidua macroura isolate BioBank_ID:100142 chromosome 20, ASM2450914v1, whole genome shotgun sequence encodes these proteins:
- the RTN4RL1 gene encoding reticulon-4 receptor-like 1 isoform X1 — MGTPWRPRGSRRCRGFAELLLVLLGLKVPGALGCPTDCVCYPSPMTVSCQAHNFVTIPEGIPEDSERIFLQNNQITLLLRGHFSPSMVTLWIYSNNITFIDPNTFDGFINLEELDLGDNRYLRALAADTFQGLVKLHALYLYKCGLSSLPSGIFGGLHNLQYLYLQDNHIEFLQDDIFVDLVNLSHLFLHGNKLWSLHQNTFRGLINLDRLLIHQNQLQWIHRRAFHDLRRLTTLFLFNNSLSELHGDCLAHLAALEFLRLNGNPWSCDCKARSLWEWLHRFRGSSSSVICESPEQMHGKDLKVLRAEDFRNCSGSESLHQMKTHTFSTMDRGASKSHHPHHSSKEKGKERGAENSLHSNQPAGSRPGYRKPGKNCTSHKSRNRTSKPVSLGPRKNGQEVPDYVPDYQHKYSFGAMPTLSPKRKGKCTRRTPIRPPSGVQQAAGCPGLRASLLVFMVVLAAVIR, encoded by the exons ATGGGGACCCCCTGGAGACCACGGGGATCCCGACGGTGCA GGGGGTTTgcggagctgctgctggtgctgctggggctgaagGTGCCCggtgccctgggctgccccaCCGACTGCGTGTGCTACCCCTCCCCGATGACTGTCAGCTGCCAGGCTCACAACTTCGTCACCATCCCCGAGGGCATCCCCGAGGACAGCGAGAGGATCTTCCTCCAAAACAACCAGATCACCTTGCTGCTGCGGGGCCACTTCAGCCCTTCCATGGTCACTCTCTGGATCTACTCCAACAACATCACCTTCATCGACCCCAACACCTTCGATGGGTTCATCAACCTGGAAGAGCTGGACCTGGGGGACAACCGCTACTTAAGGGCTTTAGCTGCAGACACTTTCCAAGGGCTGGTGAAACTCCATGCCTTGTATCTGTACAAGTGCGGGCTGAGCTCTCTCCCCAGCGGGATTTTCGGTGGCCTCCACAACCTGCAATACCTTTACCTGCAAGACAACCACATTGAGTTCCTTCAGGATGATATTTTTGTTGACTTGGTTAACCTCAGCCATCTTTTTCTCCATGGAAACAAGCTCTGGAGCCTCCATCAGAACACGTTCAGGGGACTAATAAACCTGGATCGGCTGCTCATCCATCAAAATCAGCTGCAGTGGATTCATAGGCGGGCTTTTCATGACCTCCGAAGATTGACCACCCTTTTCCTGTTCAATAACAGCCTCTCGGAGCTGCACGGGGACTGCCTGGCCCACCTGGCAGCCCTGGAGTTTCTCAGGCTGAATGGGAACCCATGGAGCTGCGACTGCAAAGCCCGTTCCCTCTGGGAATGGCTGCACAGGTTCAGAGGCTCCAGCTCCAGCGTCATCTGCGAGTCCCCCGAGCAGATGCACGGCAAGGACCTCAAGGTGCTAAGAGCAGAAGACTTTAGGAACTGTTCAGGCTCCGAGTCGCTCCACCAGATGAAAACACACACCTTCTCTACGATGGACAGAGGAGCCTCCAAATCCCACCACCCTCACCACTCCTCCAAGGAGAAGGGCAAGGAGCGAGGGGCTGAGAACAGTTTGCACAGCAACCAGCCCGCCGGCTCCCGGCCGGGCTACCGCAAACCCGGCAAGAACTGCACCAGCCACAAAAGCCGTAACCGAACCTCCAAACCGGTGTCCTTGGGGCCGCGCAAAAACGGGCAGGAGGTCCCAGACTATGTGCCTGATTATCAGCACAAATACAGCTTTGGGGCCATGCCCACGCTGTCCCCCAAGCGCAAGGGTAAGTGCACCCGGCGGACGCCCATCCGCCCGCCCAGCGGGGTCCAGCAGGCCGCCGGCTGCCCGGGGCTCAGGGCGTCGCTCCTGGTTTTTATGGTGGTGTTGGCGGCCGTCATCCgctga
- the RTN4RL1 gene encoding reticulon-4 receptor-like 1 isoform X2 encodes MLRQGGFAELLLVLLGLKVPGALGCPTDCVCYPSPMTVSCQAHNFVTIPEGIPEDSERIFLQNNQITLLLRGHFSPSMVTLWIYSNNITFIDPNTFDGFINLEELDLGDNRYLRALAADTFQGLVKLHALYLYKCGLSSLPSGIFGGLHNLQYLYLQDNHIEFLQDDIFVDLVNLSHLFLHGNKLWSLHQNTFRGLINLDRLLIHQNQLQWIHRRAFHDLRRLTTLFLFNNSLSELHGDCLAHLAALEFLRLNGNPWSCDCKARSLWEWLHRFRGSSSSVICESPEQMHGKDLKVLRAEDFRNCSGSESLHQMKTHTFSTMDRGASKSHHPHHSSKEKGKERGAENSLHSNQPAGSRPGYRKPGKNCTSHKSRNRTSKPVSLGPRKNGQEVPDYVPDYQHKYSFGAMPTLSPKRKGKCTRRTPIRPPSGVQQAAGCPGLRASLLVFMVVLAAVIR; translated from the exons ATGCTCCGCCAAG GGGGGTTTgcggagctgctgctggtgctgctggggctgaagGTGCCCggtgccctgggctgccccaCCGACTGCGTGTGCTACCCCTCCCCGATGACTGTCAGCTGCCAGGCTCACAACTTCGTCACCATCCCCGAGGGCATCCCCGAGGACAGCGAGAGGATCTTCCTCCAAAACAACCAGATCACCTTGCTGCTGCGGGGCCACTTCAGCCCTTCCATGGTCACTCTCTGGATCTACTCCAACAACATCACCTTCATCGACCCCAACACCTTCGATGGGTTCATCAACCTGGAAGAGCTGGACCTGGGGGACAACCGCTACTTAAGGGCTTTAGCTGCAGACACTTTCCAAGGGCTGGTGAAACTCCATGCCTTGTATCTGTACAAGTGCGGGCTGAGCTCTCTCCCCAGCGGGATTTTCGGTGGCCTCCACAACCTGCAATACCTTTACCTGCAAGACAACCACATTGAGTTCCTTCAGGATGATATTTTTGTTGACTTGGTTAACCTCAGCCATCTTTTTCTCCATGGAAACAAGCTCTGGAGCCTCCATCAGAACACGTTCAGGGGACTAATAAACCTGGATCGGCTGCTCATCCATCAAAATCAGCTGCAGTGGATTCATAGGCGGGCTTTTCATGACCTCCGAAGATTGACCACCCTTTTCCTGTTCAATAACAGCCTCTCGGAGCTGCACGGGGACTGCCTGGCCCACCTGGCAGCCCTGGAGTTTCTCAGGCTGAATGGGAACCCATGGAGCTGCGACTGCAAAGCCCGTTCCCTCTGGGAATGGCTGCACAGGTTCAGAGGCTCCAGCTCCAGCGTCATCTGCGAGTCCCCCGAGCAGATGCACGGCAAGGACCTCAAGGTGCTAAGAGCAGAAGACTTTAGGAACTGTTCAGGCTCCGAGTCGCTCCACCAGATGAAAACACACACCTTCTCTACGATGGACAGAGGAGCCTCCAAATCCCACCACCCTCACCACTCCTCCAAGGAGAAGGGCAAGGAGCGAGGGGCTGAGAACAGTTTGCACAGCAACCAGCCCGCCGGCTCCCGGCCGGGCTACCGCAAACCCGGCAAGAACTGCACCAGCCACAAAAGCCGTAACCGAACCTCCAAACCGGTGTCCTTGGGGCCGCGCAAAAACGGGCAGGAGGTCCCAGACTATGTGCCTGATTATCAGCACAAATACAGCTTTGGGGCCATGCCCACGCTGTCCCCCAAGCGCAAGGGTAAGTGCACCCGGCGGACGCCCATCCGCCCGCCCAGCGGGGTCCAGCAGGCCGCCGGCTGCCCGGGGCTCAGGGCGTCGCTCCTGGTTTTTATGGTGGTGTTGGCGGCCGTCATCCgctga